The following are encoded in a window of Desulfatiglans sp. genomic DNA:
- a CDS encoding MBL fold metallo-hydrolase, whose amino-acid sequence MKQTELNVTDAERVTVWVLTDNYFDATRPDTEYAVRYRSSPGKCIHAEHGLAFFIETESGGRRGACMFDFGMDPDGLDNNMRLLGIDIGKADAFGLSHGHYDHFMGAAETLKKNRALIKDGTPFYVGKEAFLNRYSLRQGAQIATDIGMLDQTEIEASGISIREVVNPIEIIPGGYISGDIERITPYETPSPSLLVKRGDSLVPDDFRGEQALLINIKGRGLVIISGCAHAGIVNTVKHVQKITGIKKVHAILGGFHLVNAKEDKIRDTIADIKMINPDIIAPLHCTGFEAVAAFMNAMPDAFILNTAGTQYKFGS is encoded by the coding sequence ATGAAACAAACAGAACTTAATGTCACAGATGCTGAGAGAGTTACTGTATGGGTATTGACTGACAATTATTTTGATGCAACCAGGCCTGATACTGAATATGCCGTAAGATACCGGTCATCCCCGGGGAAATGTATCCATGCAGAGCATGGTCTTGCCTTTTTTATTGAAACCGAATCAGGCGGCAGAAGAGGCGCCTGTATGTTTGATTTTGGAATGGATCCAGATGGTTTAGATAATAATATGAGGCTGCTGGGTATTGATATAGGAAAGGCAGATGCATTTGGATTGAGTCATGGGCACTATGATCACTTTATGGGTGCTGCCGAAACTCTGAAAAAGAACAGGGCTCTGATAAAAGATGGCACTCCCTTCTATGTCGGTAAGGAGGCATTCCTGAACAGGTATTCCCTTCGGCAAGGGGCCCAAATAGCCACTGATATCGGCATGCTTGATCAAACAGAAATCGAGGCCTCGGGGATTTCTATAAGGGAGGTAGTAAACCCGATTGAGATTATTCCCGGCGGATATATCTCAGGTGATATTGAGCGTATCACCCCCTATGAAACCCCATCGCCAAGCCTGCTTGTAAAGCGTGGTGACTCGCTTGTGCCTGATGACTTTAGAGGGGAGCAGGCCCTGTTAATTAATATAAAGGGCAGGGGGCTTGTTATCATTTCAGGCTGCGCTCATGCCGGCATTGTAAACACCGTAAAGCATGTTCAAAAGATTACCGGTATAAAAAAGGTACATGCCATCCTGGGTGGGTTTCACCTGGTAAATGCAAAAGAGGATAAAATCAGGGATACAATTGCGGATATAAAAATGATAAACCCGGATATTATTGCCCCTCTTCATTGTACAGGTTTTGAAGCTGTTGCTGCATT
- a CDS encoding carboxy terminal-processing peptidase, producing MIIKNRYITLNKILLLLLLLVTSFLLIDYLKLSDAETIESATAQQMLSPTKEQEKTVRNLVKKLKRSHYLDETLDNAFSEKVFNNYIELLDSSKTHFLKTDIDEFSKFRFILDDDLKGGNLESAFYIYRRYHMRREQRIKYTIGVLENEIAAIDFNTDEYIEIDRKKLPWCDDLNAAQRLWLNLLKNEILNLKLDKTPSEEIQTTLLKRYKNQLRLLEQTNSDDVFKYFIVAFTHSYEPHTEYFPPVESTNFDIHMRLSLEGIGAMLKSEDMYVKVEELVVGGPADRGGELKTADLIIAVGQGEKGEIIDVEGWRLDDVVKLIRGPKGTVVRLKVIPADKTDISKTKIISITRDTVKLEEQSAKKSILEIKRKERDYRIGIIKLPAFYSDFEAAMSGDANYKSSTRDVERLIHELLDENIQGLILDLRNNGGGSLHEAKDMTGLFLTEGPVVQIRDADNDVMLYSDTDPRLVYSGLMAVLVNRMSASASEILAGAIQDYGRGIIVGSQTFGKGTVQSMEPLEPGRLKYTQAKYYRINGESTQNRGVIPDILFPEVINADEIGESSLPQTMAWDQIKAADYNRVSVLTPVINFLKEGHLLRIKDNPEFTYLNERISFLEENRKRTRISLNESVRLKEEEVMKQRLLDIENRRRQASGQEPYKEYSEIEKAEKDKAEREKKNGLEPDNLLKETGEILTDWLIKSTKNGAKNDSILRN from the coding sequence ATGATAATAAAGAATCGATATATAACCTTGAATAAAATCCTCCTGCTTTTACTGCTTTTGGTTACCTCTTTTTTGCTGATAGATTACCTGAAGCTGTCTGATGCAGAGACAATAGAGAGCGCTACTGCCCAGCAGATGCTATCGCCAACAAAAGAACAGGAAAAAACAGTCAGGAATCTTGTAAAAAAACTGAAAAGGTCACATTATCTTGATGAAACGCTTGATAATGCATTCAGTGAAAAGGTGTTTAACAACTACATAGAGCTACTTGATTCTTCAAAAACACATTTCCTGAAAACAGATATTGATGAGTTTTCAAAATTTCGTTTTATCCTTGATGACGACCTGAAAGGTGGAAACCTGGAGTCCGCTTTTTATATCTACAGAAGGTACCACATGAGAAGGGAGCAAAGGATTAAATACACAATAGGGGTTCTTGAAAATGAGATAGCTGCCATTGATTTTAACACAGATGAATATATTGAGATTGACCGTAAGAAACTCCCATGGTGTGATGACCTTAATGCGGCTCAGAGGCTTTGGCTTAATCTGTTAAAAAATGAGATACTGAATCTCAAGCTTGATAAAACTCCTTCAGAAGAGATACAGACCACCCTTTTAAAACGCTATAAAAATCAGTTAAGGTTACTTGAACAGACCAACAGTGATGATGTCTTTAAATACTTTATTGTGGCCTTTACACACAGTTATGAACCGCATACCGAGTATTTTCCTCCAGTTGAGTCGACCAATTTTGATATCCATATGCGCCTCTCACTTGAGGGTATAGGTGCCATGCTTAAGAGTGAGGATATGTATGTGAAGGTGGAGGAACTTGTGGTTGGGGGGCCTGCTGATCGCGGGGGAGAATTAAAAACAGCAGACCTCATTATTGCTGTCGGGCAGGGTGAAAAAGGTGAAATTATTGATGTAGAAGGGTGGAGGCTGGATGACGTTGTTAAACTAATCAGGGGGCCAAAGGGAACGGTCGTTCGGCTTAAGGTTATACCTGCCGATAAAACGGATATAAGTAAGACAAAGATAATTTCCATAACACGAGATACTGTAAAGCTTGAGGAGCAGTCAGCAAAAAAAAGCATATTGGAAATCAAGAGGAAAGAGAGGGATTACAGGATCGGTATTATTAAACTACCGGCATTTTACAGCGATTTTGAAGCTGCCATGTCAGGAGATGCCAACTATAAAAGCAGCACACGTGATGTGGAAAGGCTTATACATGAACTGCTTGATGAAAATATCCAGGGACTGATCCTTGATCTTAGAAACAATGGTGGAGGTTCTCTTCACGAGGCAAAAGATATGACCGGCCTTTTTTTAACTGAAGGTCCTGTAGTTCAGATTCGTGATGCAGATAATGATGTAATGCTTTACAGCGATACTGATCCAAGACTTGTATACAGCGGTTTGATGGCAGTACTGGTAAATAGAATGAGTGCATCCGCTTCAGAGATACTGGCCGGCGCCATCCAGGATTATGGACGCGGAATTATTGTTGGAAGCCAGACCTTTGGCAAGGGAACTGTTCAGAGTATGGAGCCGCTTGAACCGGGAAGATTAAAATATACACAGGCCAAATATTACAGGATAAACGGCGAGAGCACGCAAAATCGCGGTGTTATACCTGATATATTATTCCCTGAAGTCATCAATGCTGATGAAATTGGCGAAAGCTCTCTGCCACAGACAATGGCCTGGGATCAGATCAAGGCTGCTGACTACAACAGGGTCTCGGTTCTGACCCCTGTCATCAATTTTCTTAAAGAGGGGCACTTGCTCCGCATAAAGGATAACCCGGAATTTACATACCTTAATGAACGCATCTCATTTCTTGAAGAAAATCGAAAAAGAACAAGGATTTCTTTGAATGAATCAGTGAGGCTAAAGGAAGAAGAAGTTATGAAACAGCGCCTGCTTGATATAGAAAACAGGCGAAGGCAGGCATCAGGTCAGGAGCCATATAAGGAATATTCGGAAATAGAAAAGGCTGAAAAGGATAAGGCGGAAAGAGAGAAAAAGAACGGACTTGAACCCGATAACCTGCTTAAAGAAACCGGAGAAATCCTTACAGACTGGCTGATTAAGTCAACAAAAAATGGGGCAAAAAATGATAGCATACTACGAAATTAA
- a CDS encoding magnesium transporter CorA family protein, with protein MIAYYEIKENRVTQSTHDNAPVMIASTIQEIEKEEIKNKFDLDEYDMNSIFDPDEVPRIDFSDERLLLIWKSPIKATVSESIEFEIKVTGLILFRDQLMFVGETSEISFMEREFRKTRDVSDVLLAFLLSKVRQFVGHLKAIRMIGSELEKKITVSMENKHLLQMFSLSESLVYYVDALEGNGAVLRKLDRMASQIGFQERHLEMLEDIILENSQAARQANIHSSVLSGLMDARGSIVNNNMNVLLKNLTLINIVFLPLNLIASIGGMSEWSMMTKGLDLRLSYALFCLAILALGWCTWIFTKKIVDRPRNK; from the coding sequence ATGATAGCATACTACGAAATTAAAGAGAACCGGGTTACACAGTCGACTCATGATAACGCCCCTGTGATGATTGCCTCAACGATTCAGGAGATAGAAAAAGAGGAGATCAAAAACAAGTTTGACCTTGATGAATATGATATGAATTCTATTTTTGACCCTGATGAGGTGCCCAGGATTGATTTTTCTGATGAGCGTCTACTTTTAATATGGAAGTCACCCATTAAGGCAACAGTCTCAGAGTCAATTGAATTTGAGATAAAGGTTACAGGGTTGATACTTTTCAGGGATCAGTTGATGTTTGTCGGGGAGACAAGTGAAATATCTTTTATGGAAAGAGAGTTTCGTAAAACCAGGGATGTCAGTGATGTGTTATTGGCATTCCTGCTCAGCAAGGTCAGGCAGTTTGTTGGGCACCTGAAAGCAATAAGGATGATAGGATCAGAGCTTGAGAAAAAGATAACAGTATCCATGGAAAATAAACATCTTCTTCAGATGTTCAGTCTGAGTGAAAGCCTTGTCTATTATGTGGATGCACTTGAAGGCAATGGAGCTGTCTTAAGAAAGCTGGATAGAATGGCAAGCCAGATAGGATTTCAGGAGCGGCATCTTGAAATGCTTGAGGATATTATCCTCGAAAACTCACAGGCTGCAAGGCAGGCCAATATACATTCATCCGTTTTAAGTGGATTAATGGACGCAAGAGGGTCAATAGTAAATAACAATATGAATGTTCTGTTAAAAAATCTAACCCTGATAAATATAGTATTTCTCCCTCTTAACCTGATTGCCAGCATAGGCGGGATGTCGGAGTGGAGTATGATGACCAAAGGACTCGACCTGAGGCTTTCATATGCCCTGTTTTGCCTTGCCATCCTGGCGCTGGGCTGGTGCACATGGATTTTTACCAAGAAGATAGTGGATAGACCTCGTAATAAATAA